The genomic segment CCAGTTGTCTCGGCGGATGGCGACCTCACCCACGACGAAACAAAACAAGTCATCGACGTCGAGGAGTATCGATGAGTGCGACACGTAGTCACCGATTCTACTGATTCTGGCTCGGAGGTGCCTGCCCGCCGAAACACTCCAGGAGAATCGCACGTCAGTCCATACCAGGACCGATGACCGACTGGACCGAAGCCGTCCACAGCGTCGAGGTCCTCATCCGGCAGGTTCCGTGGGTCGTCGTCAGCCGGATCGAGGGCCAGGCCTACCACTTCCCGGCGCCGGGGGCGACTGCCCACGGCGAGGCCGTTCCAACCCGTGGCGCGGAGAACAATGACACCAAGTTCCGGATCGTCCGGATCACCGCCGTCGTCCCGATGTATAGGTTTCAATATCAGCGCTGAACTAAGAGTAAATACGAACGACGATGACAGAGAACCGTTTGGCGACGGACATTTTTCGTCTCCTCGCTGACGACACACGGGTCGATATTCTTCGTGCTCTTGCTGTTGCGCAGTACGAGCGCGCACAAGTCGGCTCAGGGGCTGCCGAACTCGGGTTTTCCGAGATCTACGATCTCGTCGATGTGGAGAACACGTCGAAGCTGTCATATCACCTCGGAGAACTCACCGAGACCTATCTGCGGAAAAGCAACGACGGCTACTCGTTGTCACACGCTGGTGAGCGTATCGTTCGATTCATACTGTCGGGGAATTACAAGCAACCGGAGTCATTCGGGCCTGAAACGGTCGATGGCGTGTGCGTCTTCTGCGGCGAGGAAGCGCTGGAAGCAAAACTCTCGCATCAATTCCTCCGTATCGACTGTACGGCCTGTGAGCAACAGGTGACGGGACAGCCGATCACCCCCGCACAGGTCAGGACGCGAGACGGCGAGTCGTTCGTGCAGAGTGTCAAGTTGCGCAGTGCGGAGGATGCTAGGCAGATACGGCGGGAGATGTGTCCAGAGTGCGGGGCGCGTTTGTCCGCCGAGGTGGTTTCGGTGCCCGAAACTCCATTACCCGATGCTGATTCGCTCGTGGTGACCAGTTCCTGTGAGGAGTGTCTCCGGGAGTATAACAGTCCGTTGACCTACAGTGTTGTCTACCATCCGGCGTCGATTGCGTTTCACTGGGATCGTGGCGTCGATGTGGCGGCACGAGGTCTCTGGGAGTTTCACCAATACGTCTACGAGGGGCGCTGGACGTCCGAACAAACGGCGTCTGATCCCAACGAATACGAGGTCGTATTACGTCACAGTGGCGATGCAGTTCGACTCTATCTCGATTCGACTGCGACGGTGGTGGGGACGGAGCGCGTGCGAGGCGCGAGTGGTGAATTTTCGCGATCCTGACAGAATTATTACGAAATTAGCGTTGACCAGACGATGTCGCTAGTCGGCCCGCTTCGATATTATCGGTCTTAGAAGCGGAGAATCGCTGCAGTCTCCTCAACTCGAGTTTTGAAGGAGATCCGATAAATTATAAAATATCCGAT from the Haloarcula pelagica genome contains:
- a CDS encoding ArsR/SmtB family transcription factor; translated protein: MTENRLATDIFRLLADDTRVDILRALAVAQYERAQVGSGAAELGFSEIYDLVDVENTSKLSYHLGELTETYLRKSNDGYSLSHAGERIVRFILSGNYKQPESFGPETVDGVCVFCGEEALEAKLSHQFLRIDCTACEQQVTGQPITPAQVRTRDGESFVQSVKLRSAEDARQIRREMCPECGARLSAEVVSVPETPLPDADSLVVTSSCEECLREYNSPLTYSVVYHPASIAFHWDRGVDVAARGLWEFHQYVYEGRWTSEQTASDPNEYEVVLRHSGDAVRLYLDSTATVVGTERVRGASGEFSRS